A single window of Chitinophagales bacterium DNA harbors:
- the ltrA gene encoding group II intron reverse transcriptase/maturase: protein MIDIIVSKQNLNRAYLHVYRNKGGAGVDKMSVENLKEHLLQYGSTYIEQIRAGKYQAAPIKGVFIPKGKGKTRLLGIPTVTDRVIQQALHQVLSPIFERDFQPHSYGFRPHRSAQDALQQSLSYINEGYQDIVDIDLKSFFDEVPHDRLMQLIYEKVKCRLTLKLIRTFLRSPILIKGKLHKRRKGVPQGSPLSPLLANILLNELDKVLEERGHRYVRYADDFSIYLRSKKAARRVGNNIYVFLRDKLCLPINREKSGIRRPTTFKILGYGFVPTYQKGEKGKYQFVVKKKSWQTFKQKLKRLTQKTLPMSFDKRITEIKRSMKGWLNYFKMASIHSKLKKMDEWLRNRLRYCIWHDWKKPDRKRKNLIRLGVKPDMAYAWSRSRMGGWRIAQSPILGTTITLKRLESRGYESLLDYYHRIKHQ from the coding sequence ATGATAGACATCATCGTAAGCAAACAGAATCTGAACCGAGCTTATCTGCACGTATATCGCAATAAGGGTGGAGCAGGAGTAGATAAAATGAGTGTTGAAAACCTCAAAGAGCATCTCCTCCAATATGGCAGCACCTATATCGAGCAAATAAGAGCAGGAAAATATCAAGCCGCTCCAATCAAGGGCGTATTCATCCCTAAAGGCAAGGGTAAAACCCGATTACTCGGTATTCCCACAGTCACAGATAGGGTGATACAACAAGCACTCCACCAAGTGTTAAGCCCCATATTTGAGCGAGACTTCCAGCCACACAGTTACGGATTCCGTCCCCACCGCAGCGCACAAGACGCACTGCAACAAAGCCTTTCATATATCAACGAAGGCTACCAAGACATTGTGGATATAGACTTGAAATCCTTTTTCGATGAAGTACCCCACGATAGATTGATGCAATTGATTTATGAAAAGGTAAAATGTCGATTAACCCTAAAGTTAATCCGCACATTCCTACGCAGCCCCATACTAATCAAAGGCAAACTACACAAACGGAGAAAAGGCGTTCCGCAAGGCTCACCCCTCAGTCCTTTACTCGCCAATATTCTGCTCAACGAGTTAGATAAAGTATTGGAGGAAAGAGGACACCGTTATGTACGGTATGCCGATGATTTCAGTATCTACTTGCGAAGCAAGAAAGCAGCTCGTCGAGTGGGAAACAACATCTATGTATTTCTACGAGACAAGCTATGCCTACCCATCAACCGAGAGAAAAGCGGGATTCGTCGCCCTACGACCTTCAAGATATTGGGATATGGATTTGTTCCAACCTATCAAAAAGGAGAGAAAGGCAAATATCAATTTGTAGTGAAGAAGAAATCTTGGCAAACTTTTAAGCAAAAGCTAAAACGACTGACCCAAAAGACGCTTCCTATGAGTTTTGATAAACGGATTACCGAAATCAAACGGTCGATGAAAGGCTGGCTGAATTACTTCAAAATGGCATCTATTCACAGCAAGCTGAAGAAGATGGATGAATGGCTGCGAAACCGTTTGAGATACTGTATATGGCACGATTGGAAGAAACCCGACCGCAAGCGTAAAAACTTGATACGATTGGGAGTCAAACCCGACATGGCATATGCTTGGAGCCGTTCAAGAATGGGCGGATGGCGAATCGCCCAAAGCCCTATTCTTGGCACAACGATTACCCTCAAACGTTTGGAAAGCAGGGGATATGAAAGTCTATTGGACTACTACCATCGGATTAAGCATCAATGA
- a CDS encoding ADP-ribosylglycohydrolase family protein: MTKADRFEGCIIGGAIGDAFGSGFENEIKEKEDTFYLFGKPEKKEPIWQITDDTQLTLATIEAIIEDEKVNPETIASQFLRYYKQRKLRGIGASTLKSLKELSFGGHWSQVGRRGEYAAGNGAAMRIAPIAFKEEITNSEIRDICIITHNNDEAYVGARSVIIAIREILNGNWNGKTNLIELIIDQISDTRVRDRLIEIKDIKSLKEIGQFGNDGYVVNSVPLAIAAANKVREIGIEEMYLQLIEVGGDTDTNCSIAGQIAGTLIGRKEIPEKLIRKLKELSEYEWIEMTMNKLIKKEGWL; this comes from the coding sequence ATGACAAAAGCCGATAGATTTGAGGGATGTATAATCGGAGGAGCAATTGGTGATGCTTTTGGAAGCGGATTTGAAAATGAAATTAAAGAGAAAGAAGATACATTTTACCTTTTTGGAAAGCCAGAAAAAAAAGAACCAATTTGGCAAATAACGGATGATACTCAATTGACTTTGGCAACAATCGAGGCAATAATTGAAGATGAAAAAGTAAATCCTGAAACGATAGCAAGCCAATTCCTCAGATACTACAAACAAAGAAAATTAAGAGGAATTGGAGCAAGTACTTTGAAATCATTAAAGGAGTTAAGTTTTGGAGGACATTGGAGCCAAGTTGGGAGAAGAGGCGAATATGCAGCAGGAAATGGCGCAGCAATGAGAATAGCACCAATTGCTTTTAAAGAAGAAATCACAAATTCCGAAATCAGAGATATTTGCATAATCACTCACAATAATGATGAAGCATATGTCGGGGCAAGAAGTGTGATAATTGCGATAAGAGAAATCCTAAACGGCAATTGGAATGGCAAAACAAATTTGATTGAATTGATAATTGACCAAATTTCAGATACAAGAGTCCGAGATAGATTAATTGAAATCAAAGACATCAAAAGTTTAAAGGAAATCGGACAATTTGGTAATGACGGATATGTTGTAAATTCAGTTCCATTAGCCATCGCAGCGGCAAATAAAGTTAGAGAAATTGGAATTGAAGAGATGTATTTGCAACTAATAGAAGTTGGTGGAGATACAGATACAAATTGCTCAATTGCTGGACAAATAGCAGGAACATTAATCGGACGAAAAGAGATACCAGAAAAATTGATAAGAAAGTTGAAAGAATTGAGTGAATATGAATGGATTGAAATGACAATGAACAAATTAATAAAAAAAGAAGGCTGGCTGTAA
- a CDS encoding NAD(P)-dependent alcohol dehydrogenase, translated as MKAIQVNGGGLDNLQIVERPNPTPKAGEILVQWHATSLNFHDYLVAIGGIKVPENRVPMSDGAGEVIAVGEGVTKWKTGDKVMSLFFPNWIEGTPTFEKTRFISGETVDGYVVERSCISVESVTAIPEGYTYAEAATIPCAGLTAWRGLVTEGKLKAGDTVLIEGTGGMSIFGLQIALAAGAKVYVTTSSNEKAERLKEMGATAVVNYKEDSSWGKTIFKLSGDGVDHVLDVGGGSTMYNSIEAAKIGGNIISIGILGNGRKGEITFPKLFFKHLRLIGVAVDCRVSQEEMVRAINVSGFKPVIDRSFGFDQLADAFRYQETGQHFGKIVLEW; from the coding sequence ATGAAAGCAATACAAGTAAACGGTGGCGGTTTGGACAATTTACAAATCGTAGAACGACCAAATCCGACACCAAAAGCTGGTGAAATTTTGGTACAATGGCACGCTACTTCTTTGAATTTTCACGATTATTTGGTAGCAATTGGCGGTATCAAAGTACCCGAAAACCGTGTGCCAATGTCGGATGGTGCAGGAGAAGTAATTGCTGTAGGTGAAGGAGTAACGAAATGGAAAACAGGTGATAAGGTAATGTCTTTGTTTTTTCCGAATTGGATAGAAGGAACACCTACTTTCGAGAAAACCCGCTTTATTTCGGGCGAAACGGTGGATGGTTATGTGGTTGAGCGGTCTTGTATTTCGGTGGAATCGGTGACTGCTATTCCAGAGGGCTATACCTATGCAGAGGCTGCAACAATTCCTTGTGCGGGATTGACCGCATGGCGGGGTTTGGTGACGGAGGGCAAATTGAAGGCGGGTGATACCGTGTTGATTGAAGGAACGGGTGGTATGTCCATTTTTGGTTTACAGATTGCTTTGGCGGCTGGCGCAAAGGTCTATGTCACAACTTCTTCTAACGAAAAGGCAGAGCGATTGAAGGAAATGGGGGCAACGGCTGTAGTGAATTACAAAGAGGACAGCAGTTGGGGTAAAACCATTTTTAAACTATCGGGTGATGGCGTTGACCATGTTTTGGATGTCGGTGGCGGTTCTACGATGTACAATTCGATTGAAGCAGCAAAAATTGGCGGAAACATCATCTCTATCGGTATTCTCGGCAATGGTCGGAAGGGGGAAATCACCTTTCCAAAGTTGTTTTTCAAACATTTGCGCTTGATTGGTGTGGCAGTAGATTGTCGTGTGTCGCAGGAAGAAATGGTGCGTGCCATCAATGTGAGTGGCTTCAAACCTGTGATTGACCGCAGTTTTGGATTTGACCAATTGGCGGATGCTTTCCGATACCAAGAAACGGGGCAGCATTTTGGGAAGATCGTGCTGGAGTGGTAG
- a CDS encoding SDR family NAD(P)-dependent oxidoreductase, which yields MDTQVNTKGKKVVLLTGASKGIGRALTEKLLEQGYYVIGTCRSGKIEGLKPDNLSVIPLDLADSESIKAAHQILFDRFEGIDILINNAGVGPDLGTEKLDEVSFQQTFDVNVKGQVFFTEALIDFVRDNGMILNISSKMGSLACCNRKGSIAYSMSKSAFNMYSKILANRVQKGIRVAIIHPGWVQTAINKNNVHAPLTPKESAERIFSFMVSDFENGAYWDVQDGKDLPW from the coding sequence ATGGATACACAAGTCAACACCAAGGGAAAAAAAGTGGTCTTACTCACAGGGGCAAGTAAGGGAATAGGTAGGGCTTTGACAGAGAAGTTATTGGAGCAAGGTTATTATGTAATTGGCACTTGCAGAAGCGGGAAAATTGAAGGATTGAAGCCTGATAACCTATCTGTCATTCCATTGGATTTGGCGGATAGCGAGAGTATCAAAGCTGCTCATCAAATCCTTTTTGACCGATTTGAAGGTATTGATATTTTAATCAACAATGCAGGAGTTGGGCCAGATTTGGGTACAGAGAAGCTCGATGAAGTGAGCTTTCAACAGACCTTTGATGTAAATGTAAAAGGGCAGGTCTTTTTTACAGAAGCCTTGATTGATTTTGTCAGAGATAATGGCATGATTTTGAATATTTCTTCAAAAATGGGTTCACTAGCTTGCTGCAATAGAAAAGGTTCGATAGCCTATAGTATGTCGAAAAGTGCCTTCAATATGTACTCCAAAATATTGGCAAATCGAGTGCAAAAAGGTATTCGAGTCGCTATCATTCACCCTGGTTGGGTCCAAACTGCAATCAACAAAAACAATGTTCATGCGCCTTTGACTCCAAAAGAATCGGCAGAAAGGATATTTTCGTTCATGGTTTCTGATTTTGAAAATGGAGCATATTGGGATGTGCAAGATGGAAAGGATTTACCATGGTAA
- a CDS encoding acyl-CoA dehydrogenase family protein, protein MQKYLLEEEHLMFQEAVRDFMKKEVEPFNEEWEKQGQVSRELWLKAGAQGMLCIDFPEEYGGLGIKDFRYNTIVSEELSRVAASGPGFTLQNDVMAPYFIEYFTDAQKEKYMSKIAGGEIITAIAMTEPGTGSDLANIKTTAVKKEGYYVLNGAKTFITNGIMSDLVVVVAKTNPELKHKGISLLLVERGMKGFVRGKNLDKIGLKGQDTAELFFENVEVPVENLLGQEGRGFYYLMHNLPQERLSIAVSGIASAEMALEWTVQYCKEREAFGRPIGSFQNSRFKLAEMQTEITIGRTFVDKCIEELNAGVLTAEKAAMAKYWITDLQGKVIDQCLQLHGGYGYMREFPIARAFTDARVQRIYGGTNEIMKEIIGRSMGF, encoded by the coding sequence ATGCAAAAATACCTTTTAGAAGAAGAACATTTGATGTTTCAAGAAGCGGTTCGTGATTTCATGAAAAAGGAGGTGGAACCCTTCAATGAGGAATGGGAAAAACAAGGGCAAGTTTCTCGTGAACTTTGGCTGAAAGCTGGAGCGCAGGGAATGTTGTGTATAGATTTTCCCGAAGAATATGGGGGTTTGGGTATCAAGGATTTTCGCTACAATACGATTGTGAGTGAAGAACTGTCACGAGTAGCAGCATCTGGGCCTGGTTTTACCCTCCAAAACGATGTAATGGCTCCATACTTTATCGAGTATTTCACGGATGCTCAAAAGGAAAAATACATGTCGAAGATTGCGGGTGGTGAAATCATTACCGCCATTGCAATGACCGAACCTGGGACGGGCAGCGACTTGGCAAATATCAAAACTACTGCTGTCAAAAAAGAGGGTTACTATGTTTTGAATGGAGCTAAAACTTTCATTACCAATGGAATCATGAGTGACTTGGTAGTTGTGGTGGCGAAAACGAATCCAGAATTGAAGCACAAGGGGATTTCTTTGTTGTTGGTAGAAAGGGGCATGAAGGGTTTTGTGAGGGGTAAAAACCTGGACAAGATTGGATTGAAGGGACAAGATACTGCGGAGTTATTTTTTGAAAATGTGGAAGTACCTGTTGAAAATCTTTTGGGTCAAGAGGGTAGGGGCTTTTATTATTTGATGCACAATTTGCCGCAAGAGCGTTTGTCGATTGCAGTGAGTGGCATTGCTTCGGCTGAAATGGCTTTGGAGTGGACGGTGCAATACTGCAAAGAACGAGAAGCCTTTGGCAGACCGATTGGCTCTTTCCAAAATTCTCGCTTTAAATTGGCGGAAATGCAAACCGAAATTACCATCGGGCGGACTTTTGTGGACAAGTGTATTGAGGAATTGAACGCTGGGGTTTTGACTGCCGAAAAGGCTGCAATGGCAAAATATTGGATTACGGACCTTCAAGGAAAGGTGATTGACCAATGTTTGCAACTGCATGGTGGATATGGTTATATGCGGGAATTTCCGATTGCAAGGGCTTTTACGGATGCCCGTGTTCAGCGAATTTATGGTGGTACGAATGAAATCATGAAGGAAATTATTGGGCGTTCGATGGGGTTTTGA
- a CDS encoding thioesterase family protein, which translates to MKKVLTYKGAVMTWECDSNGHMNVMYYINKFEHGGRNFTMEMGMFELEDGKNIGVVVLEQQIKYLQEVFEDDLLYIESTLLDVGNKAFTILHEMYRNPQKELVSTMKLVLVLFDKETRKSLPFPKDKRELLLKELE; encoded by the coding sequence ATGAAAAAGGTATTGACCTACAAAGGTGCGGTGATGACTTGGGAGTGTGACTCGAATGGTCATATGAATGTGATGTATTACATCAATAAGTTTGAGCATGGTGGACGAAATTTCACTATGGAAATGGGTATGTTTGAGTTAGAAGATGGAAAAAATATAGGTGTGGTAGTATTGGAACAACAAATCAAATATCTACAAGAGGTGTTTGAAGATGATTTGTTGTATATCGAAAGCACGCTCTTAGACGTTGGAAACAAAGCTTTTACCATTCTACACGAAATGTACCGCAATCCTCAAAAAGAATTGGTGAGTACCATGAAACTTGTTTTGGTGCTTTTTGATAAAGAAACCCGCAAATCGCTGCCATTTCCGAAAGATAAAAGGGAACTCTTGTTGAAGGAATTGGAGTAG
- a CDS encoding class I SAM-dependent methyltransferase, producing MSIFEDKLSSNVDSQKEDMRQYYRFQAKIYDSTRWTFLFGRKEIIDQFPFAQNQTFRVLEIGCGTGSNLLQIADNYPNAKITGLDISKDMIQKADKKLKRYAHRVELLNEAFGADFFVSHRYDLVLFSYSLSMMNPQWSDFIQLAQDYLSPTGYIAVVDFHNSPIKSYKKWMRNNHVRMDAHLLPALEKEFMPINSEIKKAYWGSWQYFLFVGQMKLY from the coding sequence ATGAGCATTTTTGAAGATAAATTATCGTCCAATGTAGATTCCCAAAAAGAAGACATGCGGCAGTATTATCGCTTTCAAGCCAAAATATACGATAGTACAAGATGGACTTTTTTATTTGGCAGAAAAGAAATCATTGATCAGTTTCCTTTTGCCCAAAATCAAACTTTTAGGGTATTGGAAATAGGATGTGGTACAGGAAGTAATTTATTACAAATTGCAGATAACTACCCAAATGCCAAAATAACTGGTTTGGATATTTCAAAAGACATGATTCAAAAAGCTGATAAGAAATTAAAAAGATATGCTCATAGGGTTGAATTGCTAAATGAAGCTTTTGGAGCAGATTTTTTTGTATCTCACAGATACGATTTGGTATTATTTTCTTATTCACTAAGTATGATGAATCCACAATGGAGTGATTTCATTCAATTGGCGCAGGATTATCTTTCACCAACAGGTTACATTGCCGTTGTAGATTTTCACAATAGCCCTATCAAATCCTACAAAAAGTGGATGCGAAACAATCATGTAAGAATGGATGCCCATCTATTGCCAGCTTTGGAAAAGGAGTTTATGCCTATCAATAGTGAAATCAAAAAAGCTTATTGGGGTAGTTGGCAATATTTTTTGTTTGTTGGACAAATGAAATTGTATTGA
- a CDS encoding BtaA family protein — MPTKLIGKIHDATFRYIHSKNLIYNTCWEDPKCDRALLDIDSKSKIVMITSAGCNALDYLLDDPQEINSIDVNPIQNALLNLKLALFEASNYEELFQFFGEGHHKNAQKIYTEMLRPHLLDFAQTFWDRKIDYFNGKGLKKTFYFQGTSGIFAWFIHHYIKIQPSLKKNVEQLLWSNDLDEQRSNYNDVESKLLNPFVCWITNQKFVFALLGIPRAQRDLITQKYAGGISAYIMDCLRKVFYNLPIHENYFWRVYITGKYEKDCCPNYLKEENFESLKSRVSNIHLHNTTISRFLVSNPQKYSHYVLLDHQDWLAEHDVPALEEEWDLILQNSRSGSKILLRSAASTIDFFPDIVQRNVRFDKEKTAQWHSQDRVGTYNSVYLATVK; from the coding sequence ATGCCTACAAAATTGATTGGTAAAATCCACGATGCAACTTTTCGTTATATTCATAGTAAAAATTTGATTTACAACACTTGTTGGGAGGACCCTAAGTGTGACAGAGCCTTGTTGGATATTGATTCAAAGAGCAAAATAGTGATGATAACGAGTGCAGGCTGCAATGCTTTAGACTACCTCTTAGACGACCCCCAAGAAATCAATTCAATCGATGTAAACCCTATTCAAAATGCCCTATTGAATCTAAAATTAGCCCTTTTTGAAGCGAGCAATTATGAGGAGTTATTTCAATTTTTTGGAGAAGGACACCACAAAAATGCTCAAAAAATCTACACTGAAATGCTACGTCCCCATCTTTTAGACTTTGCTCAGACGTTTTGGGACAGAAAGATTGACTACTTCAACGGCAAAGGGCTAAAGAAAACATTTTACTTTCAAGGCACTTCTGGCATTTTTGCTTGGTTCATTCACCACTACATAAAAATTCAACCCAGTCTCAAAAAAAATGTTGAACAACTTCTTTGGTCTAATGATTTGGACGAACAACGCAGCAATTACAACGATGTAGAATCCAAATTACTCAATCCATTTGTGTGTTGGATTACCAACCAAAAATTTGTTTTTGCATTATTGGGAATCCCTCGTGCACAACGTGACTTGATAACTCAAAAATATGCAGGTGGAATTTCGGCATACATCATGGACTGCTTACGAAAAGTATTCTACAATTTGCCTATACATGAAAATTACTTTTGGCGCGTTTATATTACAGGTAAATACGAAAAAGACTGTTGCCCTAACTATTTGAAGGAAGAAAATTTTGAAAGTCTAAAAAGTAGGGTTTCAAACATTCATCTTCACAACACTACCATTAGTCGTTTTTTGGTATCCAACCCCCAAAAATATTCACACTATGTATTATTGGACCACCAAGATTGGCTAGCAGAACACGATGTACCAGCATTGGAAGAAGAGTGGGATTTGATTTTGCAGAACAGTAGATCAGGTTCTAAGATTTTGCTTCGTTCGGCAGCTAGTACCATTGACTTTTTTCCCGATATTGTGCAACGTAACGTACGTTTTGACAAGGAAAAAACAGCCCAATGGCACTCACAAGATAGAGTCGGAACATACAACAGCGTTTATTTAGCAACTGTCAAATAA
- a CDS encoding DUF58 domain-containing protein, whose translation MAQEIISPQELHQFDNLELLAKQVVEGFIIGLHKSPFHGFSVEFAEHRLYNAGDSIKNIDWKVYGRTDKLFIKRFEEETNLRCRIVLDASSSMYFPEDAGIGDNPKINKLKFSALGASALMYMLKKQRDAVGLSIFSDEIDFHTKAKSTTVHQRLLTAQLQNLLDNPKRNKATAAAKCLHQIADNIHKRSLVIIFSDMFENAENSEEIFSALQHLKYSKHEVILFHVVDKKKELDFEFENRPYVFIDIETGEEVKLQPNQVKDFYQEQMKKFLTELKLKCGQFSIDFVEADINQDFRQILLPYLVKRSKMRI comes from the coding sequence ATGGCTCAAGAAATCATAAGTCCCCAAGAGTTACACCAATTTGACAACCTCGAACTGCTTGCCAAGCAGGTAGTAGAAGGGTTTATCATTGGTCTGCACAAAAGCCCTTTTCATGGATTTTCGGTGGAATTTGCCGAACACCGATTGTACAATGCAGGTGATTCCATCAAAAACATAGATTGGAAAGTGTATGGTCGTACCGATAAATTGTTTATCAAACGATTTGAAGAAGAAACCAACCTTCGGTGTCGGATTGTATTGGATGCTTCTTCCTCTATGTATTTTCCAGAGGATGCAGGAATTGGTGACAATCCCAAAATCAACAAATTGAAGTTCTCGGCCTTGGGTGCTTCTGCTTTGATGTATATGTTGAAGAAACAACGAGATGCCGTAGGCTTGAGTATTTTTTCGGATGAAATTGATTTTCATACCAAAGCAAAGTCTACGACCGTTCACCAACGCCTTCTCACTGCTCAACTGCAAAACTTGCTTGATAATCCAAAACGCAATAAGGCTACTGCCGCTGCAAAATGTTTGCACCAAATTGCAGACAACATTCACAAGCGTTCTTTGGTCATTATTTTCAGCGATATGTTTGAAAATGCAGAAAATTCTGAGGAAATTTTTTCAGCATTACAGCATTTGAAGTACAGCAAACATGAGGTAATCTTGTTTCACGTAGTGGACAAAAAAAAGGAATTAGATTTTGAATTTGAAAATCGTCCCTACGTTTTTATTGACATCGAAACAGGGGAGGAGGTGAAACTTCAACCGAATCAGGTCAAAGATTTTTACCAAGAGCAAATGAAAAAGTTCCTCACCGAATTGAAGCTCAAATGTGGTCAGTTCAGTATTGACTTTGTAGAGGCTGATATCAATCAGGACTTTCGACAGATATTATTGCCCTATTTGGTAAAACGAAGCAAGATGCGGATTTAA
- a CDS encoding Crp/Fnr family transcriptional regulator, which translates to MNAEAAFLSRDSIYNFKELLTDSFTGVHAPTIQKVEKGTFIYLPNKLTTNLYIVKSGRVKIGAFSDGGKEFIKLVLSDGELFGELLLSGKDHRNEYAQAMEDTYLYVIPIRHVKDKVRSNWELNMQLTQLMADRLILMQQRLERQVFKDTKTRVIAFMLDLVEKRGKRVGFEWLIFKFFTHQEIACMTGTSRQTVTSIINELKGENLIYCNKRRLLVRDIDKLNGMVN; encoded by the coding sequence ATGAACGCAGAAGCAGCATTTCTTTCTAGGGACAGTATCTACAATTTTAAGGAACTACTGACAGATTCTTTCACGGGTGTTCACGCACCAACTATTCAAAAAGTAGAAAAGGGAACTTTCATTTATTTGCCCAATAAATTAACGACCAATTTATACATCGTCAAATCTGGACGTGTAAAAATTGGAGCCTTCAGCGATGGAGGTAAGGAATTTATCAAATTGGTATTGAGTGATGGTGAACTATTCGGCGAGTTATTGCTTTCGGGAAAAGACCACCGCAATGAATATGCACAAGCAATGGAAGATACCTATCTTTATGTGATTCCAATTCGACATGTAAAAGACAAAGTACGAAGTAATTGGGAACTCAATATGCAATTGACGCAGCTAATGGCTGACCGATTAATATTGATGCAACAACGATTGGAACGCCAAGTTTTCAAAGATACCAAAACCCGAGTCATTGCATTTATGCTTGATTTGGTCGAAAAACGAGGTAAAAGAGTGGGTTTTGAGTGGTTGATATTCAAGTTTTTTACCCATCAGGAAATTGCCTGTATGACAGGTACTTCTCGTCAAACGGTCACTTCAATTATCAATGAACTCAAAGGTGAGAATCTGATTTACTGCAATAAAAGACGTTTGTTGGTAAGAGATATTGACAAACTGAATGGAATGGTGAACTAA